One window of Sphingobacteriales bacterium genomic DNA carries:
- a CDS encoding tail fiber domain-containing protein, producing MNHFNNILSACFFLFAFSNFLFAQSPQLINYQAIARNSSGQPLVSQNIGIRLSIHQSTAAGTVQYQETHNVTTNAQGLFNVQIGNGTINAGTFSAITWTDGENKFLQIELDPDGAGVEPYTDMGTQQLVSVPYALFGAETKWVKVNGSSTKVGNSGFAVIGSGNTSVGYNALLSTLGGNWNNALGREAMYSNTTGADNTAMGDIALRYNTIGVKNTATGSEALYNSISGSGNTAIGMAALRSNTTGFSNVALGVRALQQNTTRSNLVAVGDSALFNNGTGATTMAHATKNTALGSKALYSNTIGDSNTATGSNALYSNTTGYHNTANGHYALWANTEGYQNTANGHNALWSNTVGYNNTANGHNALWNNTEGYNNTANGHYALQNNTEGYHNTACGKSALASNTTGSRNTANGFAALFLNETGNFNTAIGQYALFEISTSSNNTAIGYKAGEYLNNVSNCTMIGFQAGRDGIDFSNSTALGYDAPITGNNQVNIGNTSISSIKGQVSFTTYSDQRYKTNVQINVKGLDFILKLRPVTYQINATGLDRFLHSGYTPREKDEQSELMNQQALAKKASITYSGFLAQEVEQAAQSVGFDFSGVDKPQNERDLYGLRYAEFVVPLVKAVQEQQEMIEQQNKTIAQLHNELQQIKSLLLQNK from the coding sequence ATGAATCATTTTAACAACATACTATCTGCTTGTTTTTTTCTATTTGCATTTAGCAATTTTCTTTTTGCCCAATCACCACAACTCATTAACTATCAGGCGATTGCACGCAATTCATCTGGGCAGCCTTTGGTCAGTCAAAACATTGGGATTCGGCTTTCCATACACCAAAGTACTGCTGCGGGAACGGTGCAGTATCAGGAAACGCATAATGTTACCACCAATGCACAAGGTTTATTTAATGTACAAATCGGCAATGGAACGATAAATGCCGGTACTTTTTCTGCCATTACCTGGACTGATGGAGAAAACAAATTTCTTCAAATAGAGTTAGATCCCGATGGTGCAGGTGTAGAACCCTATACTGATATGGGAACACAACAATTGGTCAGTGTACCTTATGCGCTGTTTGGAGCTGAAACAAAATGGGTAAAGGTAAACGGTTCTTCTACCAAAGTAGGGAACAGTGGTTTTGCAGTAATCGGTTCAGGCAATACTTCTGTAGGTTACAATGCTTTATTAAGTACTTTGGGTGGCAACTGGAACAATGCGCTTGGAAGGGAAGCAATGTATAGTAATACCACCGGGGCAGATAATACCGCTATGGGCGATATTGCGCTTCGGTATAACACAATTGGGGTGAAAAACACCGCTACAGGTTCCGAAGCATTATACAATTCAATATCAGGCAGTGGTAATACCGCCATTGGTATGGCAGCACTACGCTCTAATACTACCGGCTTTTCCAATGTAGCCCTGGGGGTGAGAGCACTCCAACAAAACACTACCCGGAGCAATTTGGTAGCTGTTGGCGACAGTGCTTTGTTCAATAACGGAACAGGAGCTACTACTATGGCACATGCAACAAAAAATACTGCACTTGGCTCTAAAGCTTTATACTCCAACACCATTGGCGATTCTAATACTGCCACAGGAAGCAATGCGCTCTATTCAAACACAACAGGATACCATAATACTGCGAATGGACACTATGCGCTTTGGGCCAACACCGAAGGATACCAAAATACAGCGAATGGACACAATGCGCTCTGGTCCAACACCGTAGGATACAATAATACAGCGAATGGACACAATGCGCTCTGGAATAACACCGAAGGATACAATAATACAGCGAATGGACACTATGCGCTCCAGAACAACACCGAAGGATACCATAATACCGCATGTGGAAAAAGTGCGCTAGCTTCCAACACTACAGGAAGTAGAAATACGGCGAATGGATTTGCCGCGCTCTTTTTAAACGAAACAGGAAACTTCAATACAGCTATTGGACAATATGCATTATTTGAAATTTCGACTTCCAGCAACAACACAGCTATTGGGTATAAGGCAGGTGAATACCTCAACAACGTATCAAACTGCACAATGATTGGGTTTCAAGCAGGAAGGGATGGAATTGATTTTAGCAACAGCACTGCCTTAGGCTACGATGCTCCTATCACCGGCAACAATCAGGTCAATATCGGGAATACGTCAATTAGTTCAATTAAAGGGCAGGTCAGCTTTACCACCTACTCCGACCAACGCTACAAAACCAACGTGCAAATCAATGTAAAAGGATTGGATTTTATACTTAAACTTCGCCCCGTTACTTACCAAATCAACGCCACGGGGTTAGACCGTTTTTTGCATAGCGGCTATACTCCCCGTGAAAAAGACGAACAAAGTGAATTAATGAACCAACAGGCTTTAGCGAAAAAAGCATCCATCACCTATTCCGGTTTCCTTGCTCAGGAAGTAGAACAAGCCGCCCAATCGGTAGGATTTGATTTTAGCGGGGTGGACAAACCACAAAACGAACGCGACCTCTATGGGCTTCGTTATGCCGAGTTTGTAGTGCCCTTGGTAAAAGCCGTACAAGAACAGCAGGAAATGATTGAGCAGCAGAACAAAACCATAGCGCAGTTGCATAATGAGTTACAGCAAATAAAATCCTTGTTGTTGCAAAACAAATAA
- a CDS encoding tail fiber domain-containing protein, with protein sequence MRIQSFVIAFLFLIGLGIRGYGQAPQLINYQAVARNSSGLVLANQNIAVRLSIHQSTSVGTVQYQETHNLTTTSLGLFNLQIGAGTANTGTFSAITWPDGENKFLQIELDPDGSGAQPYINMGTQQLVSVPYAMYSNNTNLIRTNSNNLAIGPTNYNLTGNVNTTTGINALANNTTGNSNTAYGYNALYSNTSGITNVANGSYALSSNTTGFANAANGNFALYSNTTGYGNTCNGKSALYSNTTGYANVAIGVRTLYNNTTQSNLVAIGDSALFYNGFGATLNFHATYNTAIGSKALFNNTIGDGNTATGKNTLYTNTTGYYNTGNGRSALFSNTTGNYNTAIGMQALFLNTTGISNTANGFNTLYSNTTGEYNTANGRSALYSNTTGHFNTANGRGALYFNSTGYSNVAIGVLALYNNSTRSNLVAVGDSALFYNGIGATISYHATQNTAVGSKSLFNNTIGDENTATGSNALFSNTTGYFNTAYGSHALYDNTTGYFNTAVGRYALSQNTTTNRNTAIGYAAGELSNGASNCTMIGYLAGTDADGFTNSTALGYNAPITGNNQVNIGNTSISSIKGQVSFTTYSDQRYKTNVQTNVSGLDFILKLRPVTYQINATGLDRFLHSGYTPREKDEQAELINQNALAQKASITYTGFLAQEVEQAAQAVGFEFSGVDKPQNERDLYGLRYAEFVVPLVKAVQEQQVMIEELKKEIVELKKQVSENK encoded by the coding sequence ATGCGAATTCAATCTTTTGTTATTGCCTTTTTGTTTCTTATTGGCTTAGGCATTCGGGGTTATGGTCAGGCACCACAACTCATCAATTATCAGGCTGTTGCCCGCAATTCTTCGGGGCTGGTTTTAGCTAATCAAAACATTGCAGTCCGGCTTTCTATTCACCAAAGCACTTCAGTAGGAACGGTACAGTATCAGGAAACACACAATCTTACCACCACTTCGTTAGGTTTATTCAACCTGCAAATTGGAGCCGGGACAGCCAACACCGGCACTTTTTCTGCCATTACGTGGCCTGATGGAGAAAATAAATTTCTGCAAATTGAATTAGATCCCGATGGTTCCGGCGCGCAACCTTATATCAATATGGGCACCCAACAATTGGTAAGCGTTCCTTATGCAATGTATAGCAATAACACAAACCTTATTAGAACAAACAGCAATAACCTCGCTATAGGTCCTACGAATTATAATTTAACCGGTAATGTAAATACTACTACAGGTATTAATGCCTTAGCTAACAATACTACTGGAAACAGCAATACTGCTTATGGGTACAATGCACTATATTCCAACACCTCAGGTATCACAAATGTTGCGAATGGTAGTTATGCTCTTTCTTCCAACACTACAGGATTTGCCAATGCGGCTAATGGAAATTTTGCTCTTTATTCCAATACCACTGGTTACGGTAATACTTGTAATGGAAAAAGTGCTCTTTATTCCAATACCACTGGTTACGCAAATGTTGCAATTGGTGTTCGAACTTTGTACAATAATACCACACAAAGCAATCTGGTAGCTATAGGTGACAGTGCATTGTTTTACAATGGGTTTGGGGCTACCTTGAATTTTCACGCTACTTATAATACGGCCATAGGCAGCAAAGCCTTATTTAACAATACAATAGGTGATGGGAATACTGCTACTGGAAAAAATACGCTCTATACTAACACCACGGGATACTATAATACAGGAAATGGAAGAAGTGCTCTTTTTTCCAACACCACAGGAAATTATAATACGGCGATTGGAATGCAAGCTCTATTTTTAAATACCACTGGAATCAGCAATACTGCAAATGGATTTAACACTCTTTATTCCAACACTACAGGAGAATATAATACCGCAAATGGAAGAAGTGCGCTCTATTCCAACACTACAGGACACTTTAATACTGCGAATGGAAGAGGTGCTCTATATTTCAATTCAACAGGTTACTCTAACGTGGCAATTGGCGTACTTGCTTTGTACAATAATAGCACAAGAAGCAATTTGGTAGCTGTAGGTGACAGTGCATTGTTTTACAATGGGATTGGGGCTACCATTTCTTACCACGCAACGCAAAACACTGCTGTAGGAAGTAAATCCTTATTTAACAATACTATCGGTGATGAAAATACAGCTACCGGAAGTAATGCACTATTTTCCAACACTACTGGATATTTTAATACCGCGTATGGAAGTCATGCTCTTTATGACAACACCACAGGGTATTTCAATACGGCTGTTGGACGGTATGCTTTATCTCAAAATACTACAACCAACCGAAACACTGCAATTGGGTATGCAGCCGGTGAACTCAGCAACGGCGCATCAAACTGCACAATGATTGGTTATCTGGCGGGAACTGATGCAGATGGATTTACCAACAGCACTGCCTTAGGTTACAATGCTCCTATCACCGGCAACAATCAGGTCAATATCGGGAATACGTCAATTAGTTCTATTAAAGGGCAGGTTAGTTTTACCACCTACTCCGACCAACGCTACAAAACCAACGTGCAAACCAATGTAAGTGGACTGGATTTTATACTCAAACTTCGCCCGGTAACCTACCAAATCAACGCCACGGGGTTAGACCGTTTTTTGCATAGCGGCTATACTCCCCGCGAAAAAGACGAACAAGCTGAACTAATAAACCAAAATGCACTGGCTCAAAAAGCATCCATCACCTATACCGGCTTTCTTGCTCAGGAAGTAGAGCAGGCCGCCCAAGCCGTAGGGTTTGAGTTTAGCGGAGTGGACAAACCCCAAAATGAACGCGACCTGTATGGACTGCGGTATGCCGAGTTTGTGGTGCCCTTGGTAAAAGCCGTACAGGAACAGCAGGTAATGATTGAGGAGTTAAAAAAAGAAATCGTGGAACTCAAAAAACAAGTATCGGAAAATAAGTAA
- a CDS encoding transposase gives MKKKGTENLGAKRIVPQKEVIGIDVSSKSHSVRIGYKLPIEETVHIGEEKTFANDDQGHEALLAYVTKFTHPDCTNRVFVMEATGIYHEDLAYYLDKSGAFVTVVLPSRAMAYKNRKMYCQKPMV, from the coding sequence ATGAAGAAAAAAGGAACTGAGAACTTGGGTGCTAAAAGAATAGTGCCACAAAAAGAAGTTATTGGCATAGATGTATCTTCTAAGAGCCATTCGGTTCGTATTGGATACAAACTGCCTATAGAGGAAACGGTACATATTGGAGAGGAAAAGACCTTTGCCAATGATGATCAGGGTCATGAAGCCTTGTTAGCGTATGTTACTAAATTCACCCACCCAGACTGTACTAACCGTGTTTTTGTGATGGAAGCTACGGGCATTTACCATGAGGATCTGGCTTATTATTTGGACAAGTCAGGAGCTTTTGTAACTGTTGTATTGCCCAGTAGAGCGATGGCATACAAAAATCGGAAAATGTATTGTCAAAAACCGATGGTATAG
- a CDS encoding IS110 family transposase produces MKNRTHAMLRSSMPSKSTLGRNQESVNLLQKQIEAVEKEMALLVSKHKPLLEAVKRAVSIPGIGRITATIVLAETNLFKNFNNAKQVTKYTGLDIVQRESGTFKGKQRISKHGNSFLRARLYMPALSAVRYNMPIKDLFDRITDKSGIKMKGITAASRKLLCLMCSMEKNKKDFDSHYHQKRVEATTAKSNKLAHCL; encoded by the coding sequence GTGAAAAATCGTACACATGCCATGCTAAGGTCTTCCATGCCCTCTAAATCAACGCTTGGACGAAATCAAGAGTCTGTCAATCTCCTACAAAAACAGATAGAGGCGGTAGAAAAAGAAATGGCACTATTGGTTAGTAAACACAAGCCATTGTTAGAGGCAGTTAAGCGTGCCGTCAGCATTCCGGGTATTGGGCGCATCACGGCTACGATTGTGCTGGCTGAAACTAATTTGTTTAAGAATTTTAACAATGCCAAGCAAGTTACCAAGTACACAGGACTTGATATAGTACAAAGAGAGTCCGGCACTTTTAAAGGCAAACAACGCATCTCAAAGCACGGAAATAGTTTTTTGAGAGCAAGACTCTATATGCCGGCACTATCAGCAGTAAGGTATAATATGCCTATCAAAGACTTGTTTGACCGAATAACTGACAAGAGTGGCATAAAAATGAAAGGCATCACGGCTGCAAGCAGGAAACTGCTCTGTTTAATGTGTTCCATGGAAAAAAACAAAAAAGATTTTGATAGTCATTACCATCAAAAACGGGTAGAAGCTACTACTGCCAAATCGAATAAGCTTGCACATTGCCTGTAA
- a CDS encoding right-handed parallel beta-helix repeat-containing protein, translating to MFSKFPRLIVLIFAVLLTATFSNCKKDDSEDHIHYFEPSSDVQTKLQETLITMNDGDIIHLREGTYNFTATLSVDDKKNIIIRGEGANKTLLSFENQVSGSEGLKISNCEQLLLFSFTVMDTKGDGIKVKDTDGLSFVSVGALWNGEADESNGAYGLYPVTCSNILIDECYVKGASDAGIYVGQSEYIIVRNSTVEYNVAGIEIENCNFADVYENTARNNTGGILVFDMPGLTLKNGRQCRVFNNEVTENNYRNFAPEGNVVGNVPPGTGIMIMTSKEVEVFNNTITNNNVMGLGIVSYLVLEYFDSNLSYDDPAYVPYVKNIYIHDNTFTRSTTYPSELNDIGTILTIQYPNGDIPDIIYDGIENPESAGIEEDRICIMNNTGAAFVDIDAENFFAGKSTDITPFLCTQNPLPEVVISAPTP from the coding sequence ATGTTTTCCAAATTTCCACGTTTGATTGTCCTGATTTTTGCAGTACTACTCACTGCAACTTTTTCCAATTGCAAAAAAGACGATTCTGAAGATCATATTCACTACTTTGAACCCTCATCCGATGTTCAGACAAAATTGCAGGAAACACTTATTACCATGAACGATGGAGATATCATTCACCTTCGTGAGGGCACTTACAATTTTACAGCTACTTTATCGGTTGACGACAAGAAAAACATTATCATCCGCGGCGAAGGCGCAAACAAAACTTTACTGTCATTTGAAAATCAGGTCAGCGGTTCAGAAGGGTTGAAAATCTCGAATTGCGAACAGTTGTTGCTTTTCAGCTTTACCGTTATGGACACAAAAGGCGATGGCATTAAAGTGAAAGATACAGATGGTCTGAGTTTTGTAAGTGTTGGCGCACTTTGGAACGGAGAAGCTGATGAGTCTAACGGAGCTTATGGGCTGTATCCGGTTACCTGCTCCAATATCCTGATTGACGAATGTTATGTTAAAGGCGCTTCAGATGCCGGAATTTACGTAGGTCAAAGCGAATATATCATCGTCCGAAATTCGACTGTCGAATATAATGTGGCAGGTATCGAAATTGAAAACTGCAACTTTGCAGATGTTTACGAAAACACGGCAAGAAACAATACAGGCGGGATCTTAGTCTTTGATATGCCAGGACTAACGCTTAAAAATGGTCGTCAATGCCGTGTGTTTAACAATGAAGTAACCGAAAACAACTACCGTAACTTTGCTCCCGAAGGGAATGTGGTGGGAAATGTACCTCCCGGCACCGGAATTATGATTATGACTTCCAAAGAAGTGGAGGTTTTCAACAACACGATTACCAACAACAATGTAATGGGGTTAGGAATTGTCAGTTATCTGGTATTGGAATATTTCGATTCCAACCTCAGCTATGACGACCCTGCTTATGTGCCTTATGTTAAAAACATTTATATCCACGACAATACATTTACCCGTTCCACAACTTACCCTTCCGAACTGAACGACATTGGAACTATTCTAACTATCCAATATCCGAACGGCGACATCCCCGATATTATTTATGATGGTATCGAAAATCCCGAATCGGCAGGTATCGAAGAAGACCGGATTTGTATTATGAATAATACCGGTGCTGCATTTGTTGACATAGATGCCGAAAACTTTTTTGCAGGAAAAAGTACCGATATTACCCCATTCCTCTGTACACAAAACCCACTGCCTGAAGTTGTGATTTCGGCACCAACACCTTAA
- a CDS encoding AAA family ATPase: protein MTIFEIFKDYSLTNGQQELLKNLNEFLESKTSCFLLKGYAGTGKTFMMKGLTDFLKSVNRPFVLAAPTGRAAKVISQRTKSKAYTIHKTIYSNKDIKEFKTENTDGTETFKFYYDLKNNEDQANTVYIIDEASMLSDMYSEGEFFRFGSGFLLKDLLKYINFDNNDHKKKIIFIGDNAQLPPVNMNFSPALNEQYLREKCQVSVNSYELTEVVRQQKDSGILYNATKIRASLKSNIFNQIDIETNFADTKPVQHQDLLKTYLQACGNQIDDETIIIAYSNSSVKEYNDFVRSHFFPNQSTITKDDKIILVSNNYNYQIELLNGDFGFIQEVSPTSETRNIILKRKNKLGNVVEIKVPLHFRNVTIQFKDTDEKPYNIECKIIENILYSKERDLSSDELKALYLDFKIRNPFLKAGTKELKDALRTDKYFNALRIKFGYAVTCHKSQGGEWKRAFVNCKTAMGYFNASYFRWIYTALTRAKEVLYTLDEPHFKIGSNLKPPKIENITPRQDLIVLKPEVLETELSFDLPQEQPFLQNIFYAVFDLIKDEGVNIDSIKHHQYCEDYTFSKDTEKSIFKIYYNNQQKISNIQKPIGTSEFINSLSQNLQTLEKKTIILDYQEEVLLEPSSKVFDFAEPFLQDFHDFILSKVGSQNISIFDIKQNQWLQKYTFKKGSFVAEIDFYYNGKKQFNRFVPQPQKSTSIELLNEIISLIGNLK from the coding sequence TTGACGATATTTGAAATTTTTAAGGATTACAGTCTAACCAACGGACAACAAGAACTACTTAAAAACTTAAACGAGTTTTTAGAAAGTAAAACATCTTGCTTTTTGTTGAAAGGTTATGCGGGTACAGGAAAAACTTTTATGATGAAAGGTTTAACGGATTTTCTCAAATCTGTTAATAGACCTTTTGTTTTGGCTGCACCAACAGGGCGTGCTGCAAAAGTCATTTCACAAAGAACAAAATCAAAGGCTTATACTATCCACAAAACCATTTATTCAAACAAAGACATCAAGGAGTTCAAAACCGAAAACACAGACGGCACTGAAACCTTTAAATTTTATTACGACCTTAAAAACAACGAAGACCAAGCCAATACGGTTTATATCATAGACGAAGCCTCTATGCTTTCCGATATGTATTCGGAAGGTGAGTTTTTTCGGTTTGGTTCGGGCTTTTTACTCAAAGATTTGTTAAAATATATCAATTTTGACAATAACGACCACAAAAAGAAAATCATTTTTATAGGCGATAACGCACAGTTACCACCTGTAAATATGAACTTTTCCCCTGCACTCAACGAACAGTATTTGCGTGAAAAATGCCAAGTTTCCGTAAACAGTTACGAATTAACAGAAGTTGTAAGACAGCAAAAAGATAGCGGTATTTTGTATAATGCAACCAAAATTCGTGCTTCTTTGAAAAGCAATATTTTCAATCAAATTGACATTGAAACCAATTTTGCAGACACAAAGCCTGTTCAACACCAAGATTTACTAAAAACTTATTTGCAAGCCTGCGGAAACCAAATTGATGACGAAACTATAATCATTGCCTATTCTAATTCGTCAGTCAAAGAATACAACGACTTTGTGAGAAGTCATTTTTTCCCAAACCAAAGCACAATTACAAAAGACGATAAGATAATTTTGGTAAGCAATAACTACAATTACCAAATTGAATTATTGAATGGAGATTTTGGCTTTATACAAGAAGTAAGCCCTACAAGCGAAACACGCAATATCATCCTAAAACGCAAAAATAAGTTAGGAAACGTAGTAGAAATAAAAGTCCCTTTACATTTCCGAAATGTTACTATTCAATTCAAAGATACAGACGAAAAGCCTTATAATATTGAGTGCAAAATCATTGAAAATATTTTGTATTCCAAAGAACGTGATTTGAGTTCAGACGAATTAAAGGCTTTATACCTTGACTTTAAAATTCGTAATCCATTCCTAAAAGCAGGCACGAAAGAACTAAAAGACGCATTGCGAACAGACAAGTATTTTAATGCTTTGCGTATTAAATTTGGTTATGCTGTAACTTGCCACAAGTCGCAAGGTGGAGAATGGAAACGTGCTTTTGTAAATTGCAAAACTGCAATGGGCTATTTTAATGCTTCCTATTTTCGTTGGATTTACACAGCACTTACAAGAGCAAAAGAAGTTTTATATACCCTTGATGAACCACATTTTAAAATTGGCAGTAACCTAAAACCGCCTAAAATAGAGAATATTACACCAAGACAAGATTTAATAGTTCTGAAACCCGAAGTTTTGGAAACAGAATTATCTTTTGATTTACCACAAGAACAACCGTTTTTGCAAAATATATTTTATGCTGTTTTTGATTTGATAAAAGATGAAGGGGTAAATATTGACAGCATAAAACACCACCAATATTGCGAAGATTATACTTTTTCTAAGGATACAGAAAAAAGTATTTTCAAAATTTACTACAATAATCAGCAAAAAATAAGTAATATTCAAAAGCCAATTGGAACAAGTGAGTTTATAAATTCACTTTCTCAAAACCTACAAACACTTGAAAAAAAGACAATTATACTTGACTATCAAGAAGAAGTATTGTTAGAACCAAGCAGTAAAGTATTTGATTTTGCAGAGCCTTTTTTACAAGATTTCCACGATTTTATTTTGTCAAAAGTTGGCAGTCAAAACATTAGCATTTTTGACATCAAACAAAATCAATGGCTACAAAAATACACTTTCAAAAAAGGAAGTTTTGTTGCAGAAATTGATTTTTACTATAATGGAAAAAAACAGTTTAATCGTTTTGTTCCTCAACCACAAAAAAGCACTTCCATTGAATTGCTAAATGAAATTATTTCACTAATTGGAAATTTGAAATAA
- a CDS encoding tetratricopeptide repeat protein: MQDIQTIKKQADEFRRGKKYADALPLYKQLWEEHRENCNEWEGWAYAFCLKQQKDYKQSLEICREVYKLKPDFENIKGVYAWCIYYTEIALKVINDEPKFFKAGEGILKLSKQDDQYSPYTQTVFKILEYLNDKAIYPTEKILEWTNKLNYEILDNTPFSFKDNEGKTRELAPKKEQYFMWRTKALLEKGLFDECIELSQKALDTFENFHYSNEIWFARRISLSYKGLGQPETALEQLKSLLKRKNEWFIHKEIAEIYFEQGNNEQALKFAIDSALSFGDADKKLNLYKLISEILISNNQNEEAKKHVEFMYQIRKAHEWRIDNDLQNLINKFQIDTTKTVNLRDFERELKQLWEKLKFSNQTQLTGTIKSILPNGKAGFVETENKKSYYFQLRSFKAKPELAKVGQKVTFFLEEGFDTKKNQKTENAVNVKPTR; the protein is encoded by the coding sequence ATGCAAGACATTCAAACCATAAAAAAACAGGCAGACGAATTTCGCAGAGGCAAAAAATATGCTGATGCTTTACCTCTTTACAAGCAACTTTGGGAAGAACACCGAGAAAATTGTAATGAATGGGAAGGTTGGGCGTATGCTTTTTGTCTAAAACAGCAAAAGGATTATAAACAGTCCTTAGAAATTTGCAGAGAAGTGTATAAACTGAAACCTGATTTTGAGAATATTAAAGGCGTTTATGCGTGGTGCATTTACTACACAGAAATTGCGTTGAAAGTAATAAATGATGAGCCTAAATTTTTTAAGGCAGGAGAAGGAATTTTGAAGTTATCAAAACAAGATGACCAATATTCGCCATACACGCAAACCGTTTTCAAAATTTTAGAGTATCTAAACGACAAAGCCATTTATCCAACAGAGAAAATTTTGGAATGGACTAATAAACTAAATTATGAAATTTTAGACAATACACCGTTTTCATTTAAGGATAACGAAGGAAAAACAAGGGAGTTAGCACCTAAAAAAGAGCAATATTTTATGTGGCGTACAAAGGCATTGCTTGAAAAAGGTTTGTTTGATGAGTGTATAGAATTAAGTCAAAAAGCATTAGACACATTTGAAAACTTCCATTACAGTAATGAAATTTGGTTTGCAAGGCGTATTTCCTTGTCCTACAAAGGTTTGGGACAGCCTGAAACAGCCTTAGAACAACTAAAATCTTTGCTAAAACGTAAAAATGAATGGTTTATTCATAAGGAAATAGCAGAGATTTATTTTGAGCAAGGCAACAACGAGCAAGCCTTAAAATTTGCCATTGATAGTGCTTTGAGTTTTGGAGATGCGGATAAAAAGTTAAACTTGTATAAACTTATATCTGAAATTTTAATTAGCAATAATCAAAACGAAGAAGCCAAAAAGCACGTTGAATTTATGTATCAAATTCGTAAGGCTCACGAGTGGCGAATAGACAATGATTTGCAAAACCTTATCAATAAATTTCAAATTGACACTACAAAAACAGTTAATCTGAGAGATTTTGAAAGAGAGTTAAAGCAACTTTGGGAAAAACTAAAATTTAGCAACCAAACGCAATTAACAGGAACTATAAAATCTATACTTCCAAACGGAAAAGCAGGTTTTGTTGAAACTGAAAATAAAAAATCATATTACTTTCAGTTACGAAGTTTCAAAGCAAAGCCCGAACTTGCAAAAGTTGGACAAAAAGTAACCTTCTTTTTAGAAGAAGGTTTTGACACAAAAAAGAACCAAAAGACAGAGAATGCAGTAAACGTAAAGCCAACAAGATGA